The Lycium ferocissimum isolate CSIRO_LF1 chromosome 1, AGI_CSIRO_Lferr_CH_V1, whole genome shotgun sequence genome includes a region encoding these proteins:
- the LOC132048061 gene encoding uncharacterized protein Os08g0359500 isoform X4, translating to MSLHPEVKWAQRPDVVYLTVMLPDAKDPKVDLQPEGVFNFSATGGAGDRLYELKLELQDKVNVEESKISTGTRSIFCVLQKAEPKWWNKLLRGDGKAPHYVKVDWDKWVDEDDEPDAGPGDMDMNGMDFSKFGGMGGGDMASMMGGMGGMGDMASMMGGMGGDMGDDLDDSDDEEQEVTKDSAKAAETVDAKPKGADSSSKAEDKAA from the exons ATGAG CCTCCATCCAGAAGTCAAGTGGGCACAGAGGCCTGATGTGGTGTATCTCACCGTGATGTTACCTGATGCTAAAGATCCAAAAGTAGACTTGCAGCCAGAAGGGGTTTTTAACTTCTCTGCTACTGGTGGGGCAGGAGACCGTCTCTACGAATTGAAACTAGAGCTCCAGGATAAAGTTAATGTTGAG GAGAGCAAAATAAGTACTGGTACCAGAAGTATATTCTGCGTTTTGCAAAAAGCAGAGCCCAAATGGTGGAACAAATTATTGCGTGGAGATGGGAAAGCACCACACTATGTGAAAGTAGATTGGGACAAGTgggttgatgaagatgatgaaccTGATGCTG GTCCTGGCGATATGGATATGAATGGAATGGATTTCTCG AAATTCGGTGGAATGGGCG GTGGTGATATGGCTTCAATGATGGGTGGAATGGGC GGAATGGGTGATATGGCTTCAATGATGGGTGGAATGGGAGGTGATATGGGGGATGACCTTGATGATAGCGATGATGAAG AGCAAGAAGTGACAAAGGATTCAGCTAAAGCTGCAGAGACGGTAGATGCGAAACCTAAAGGAGCAGACAGCAGCAGCAAGGCAGAAGATAAGGCTGCATAG
- the LOC132048061 gene encoding uncharacterized protein OsI_027940 isoform X2, translating into MSLHPEVKWAQRPDVVYLTVMLPDAKDPKVDLQPEGVFNFSATGGAGDRLYELKLELQDKVNVEESKISTGTRSIFCVLQKAEPKWWNKLLRGDGKAPHYVKVDWDKWVDEDDEPDAGPGDMDMNGMDFSKFGGMGGGDMASMMGGMGGMGGMMGGMGGMMGGMGGMGGMGDMASMMGGMGGDMGDDLDDSDDEEQEVTKDSAKAAETVDAKPKGADSSSKAEDKAA; encoded by the exons ATGAG CCTCCATCCAGAAGTCAAGTGGGCACAGAGGCCTGATGTGGTGTATCTCACCGTGATGTTACCTGATGCTAAAGATCCAAAAGTAGACTTGCAGCCAGAAGGGGTTTTTAACTTCTCTGCTACTGGTGGGGCAGGAGACCGTCTCTACGAATTGAAACTAGAGCTCCAGGATAAAGTTAATGTTGAG GAGAGCAAAATAAGTACTGGTACCAGAAGTATATTCTGCGTTTTGCAAAAAGCAGAGCCCAAATGGTGGAACAAATTATTGCGTGGAGATGGGAAAGCACCACACTATGTGAAAGTAGATTGGGACAAGTgggttgatgaagatgatgaaccTGATGCTG GTCCTGGCGATATGGATATGAATGGAATGGATTTCTCG AAATTCGGTGGAATGGGCG GTGGTGATATGGCTTCAATGATGGGTGGAATGGGCGGAATGGGTGGAATGATGGGCGGAATGGGTGGCATGATGGGTGGAATGGGCGGAATGGGTGGAATGGGTGATATGGCTTCAATGATGGGTGGAATGGGAGGTGATATGGGGGATGACCTTGATGATAGCGATGATGAAG AGCAAGAAGTGACAAAGGATTCAGCTAAAGCTGCAGAGACGGTAGATGCGAAACCTAAAGGAGCAGACAGCAGCAGCAAGGCAGAAGATAAGGCTGCATAG
- the LOC132048061 gene encoding uncharacterized protein OsI_027940 isoform X3 — protein sequence MSLHPEVKWAQRPDVVYLTVMLPDAKDPKVDLQPEGVFNFSATGGAGDRLYELKLELQDKVNVEESKISTGTRSIFCVLQKAEPKWWNKLLRGDGKAPHYVKVDWDKWVDEDDEPDAGPGDMDMNGMDFSKFGGMGGGDMASMMGGMGGGDMASMMGGMGGMGDMASMMGGMGGDMGDDLDDSDDEEQEVTKDSAKAAETVDAKPKGADSSSKAEDKAA from the exons ATGAG CCTCCATCCAGAAGTCAAGTGGGCACAGAGGCCTGATGTGGTGTATCTCACCGTGATGTTACCTGATGCTAAAGATCCAAAAGTAGACTTGCAGCCAGAAGGGGTTTTTAACTTCTCTGCTACTGGTGGGGCAGGAGACCGTCTCTACGAATTGAAACTAGAGCTCCAGGATAAAGTTAATGTTGAG GAGAGCAAAATAAGTACTGGTACCAGAAGTATATTCTGCGTTTTGCAAAAAGCAGAGCCCAAATGGTGGAACAAATTATTGCGTGGAGATGGGAAAGCACCACACTATGTGAAAGTAGATTGGGACAAGTgggttgatgaagatgatgaaccTGATGCTG GTCCTGGCGATATGGATATGAATGGAATGGATTTCTCG AAATTCGGTGGAATGGGCGGTGGTGATATGGCTTCCATGATGGGTGGAATGGGAGGTGGTGATATGGCTTCAATGATGGGTGGAATGGGC GGAATGGGTGATATGGCTTCAATGATGGGTGGAATGGGAGGTGATATGGGGGATGACCTTGATGATAGCGATGATGAAG AGCAAGAAGTGACAAAGGATTCAGCTAAAGCTGCAGAGACGGTAGATGCGAAACCTAAAGGAGCAGACAGCAGCAGCAAGGCAGAAGATAAGGCTGCATAG
- the LOC132048061 gene encoding uncharacterized protein Os08g0359500 isoform X1 translates to MSLHPEVKWAQRPDVVYLTVMLPDAKDPKVDLQPEGVFNFSATGGAGDRLYELKLELQDKVNVEESKISTGTRSIFCVLQKAEPKWWNKLLRGDGKAPHYVKVDWDKWVDEDDEPDAGPGDMDMNGMDFSKFGGMGGGDMASMMGGMGGGDMASMMGGMGGMGGMMGGMGGMMGGMGGMGGMGDMASMMGGMGGDMGDDLDDSDDEEQEVTKDSAKAAETVDAKPKGADSSSKAEDKAA, encoded by the exons ATGAG CCTCCATCCAGAAGTCAAGTGGGCACAGAGGCCTGATGTGGTGTATCTCACCGTGATGTTACCTGATGCTAAAGATCCAAAAGTAGACTTGCAGCCAGAAGGGGTTTTTAACTTCTCTGCTACTGGTGGGGCAGGAGACCGTCTCTACGAATTGAAACTAGAGCTCCAGGATAAAGTTAATGTTGAG GAGAGCAAAATAAGTACTGGTACCAGAAGTATATTCTGCGTTTTGCAAAAAGCAGAGCCCAAATGGTGGAACAAATTATTGCGTGGAGATGGGAAAGCACCACACTATGTGAAAGTAGATTGGGACAAGTgggttgatgaagatgatgaaccTGATGCTG GTCCTGGCGATATGGATATGAATGGAATGGATTTCTCG AAATTCGGTGGAATGGGCGGTGGTGATATGGCTTCCATGATGGGTGGAATGGGAGGTGGTGATATGGCTTCAATGATGGGTGGAATGGGCGGAATGGGTGGAATGATGGGCGGAATGGGTGGCATGATGGGTGGAATGGGCGGAATGGGTGGAATGGGTGATATGGCTTCAATGATGGGTGGAATGGGAGGTGATATGGGGGATGACCTTGATGATAGCGATGATGAAG AGCAAGAAGTGACAAAGGATTCAGCTAAAGCTGCAGAGACGGTAGATGCGAAACCTAAAGGAGCAGACAGCAGCAGCAAGGCAGAAGATAAGGCTGCATAG